From the Hordeum vulgare subsp. vulgare chromosome 1H, MorexV3_pseudomolecules_assembly, whole genome shotgun sequence genome, the window AAGCAATCCAAAAGTTTATCCAGGTCACTACTGTTTGTTATTGCTCGTGTTATAAATACATGTCTTCTCTTTCATGGTTTGATCTTTTTTACTACCATCTGTGCAGGGCACGATAGCTGAAGGTGCTCCTGTGGTGCCAATATCTGCCCAGCTGAAGTACAACATTGATGTGATCTGTGAATATATTATTAAGAAAATCCCCATTCCGGAAAGGAACTTCACTTCACCTCCCAACATGATTGTTATTCGCTCCTTTGATGTCAACAAGCCTGGTTCAGAGGTTGATGAAATTAGGGGTGGGGTAGCAGGTGGAAGTATCCTCAGGGTATGTAGATCTCAGTCCTGGAACAGAATAAGTTCATGAGTGTTAAGGCTTTTTCTTGCGGTAAATATAAACTGAATGTTGATTCTTATTTACAGGGAGTCCTCAGGGTGAACCAGAATATTGAAGTTCGCCCTGGCATTGTCATGAAGGATGAGAGTGGCAACATCAAATGCACCCCAATCTATTCAAGGATTGTCTCGCTCTATGCTGAGCAGAATGAACTCCAATTTGCTGTGCCAGGAGGGCTTATCGGTGTGGGAACCACCATGGATCCAACTTTGACTCGTGCCGACAGGCTGGTTGGCCAGGTTCTAGGAGAAATCGGGTCGCTTCCCGATGTTTTCGTGGAGCTGGAGGTTTGTCAGATCTTTGTAGCTTCATGACTCCAGCCAAGCAGTGATAGCTGTTAATGACAATCCCTGTACATTGCTTTTGCAGATCAACTTCTTCCTTCTCCGAAGGCTGCTGGGTGTGAGAACAAAGGGCACAGAGAAGGcagggaaggtctccaagctcacCAAGGGCGAGATCCTGATGCTTAACATCGGATCCATGTCCACTGGCGCCCGCGTGGTTGCCGTGAAGAACGATCTCGCCAAGCTCCAGCTCACCGCGCCCGTCTGCACCAGCAAGGGTGAGAAGGTGGCCCTGAGCCGCCGTGTCGAGAAGCACTGGCGCCTCATCGGGTGGGGCCAGATCCAAGCCGGCGCGACGCTCGAAGTCCCACCCTGCCCGCTCTGAAGCACACCCCCGTCTGAGCGAAAAACCGCAGCAGCTTGTGAAGGAAGAGACCTGAAATGTGGGAGGGCAGAGAGCTCCTAGGTACAATTTTTGTGAGGTGGAGGAGAAAACATCGCGAGTCTATAAGTCTTGTCGTCGACGGATTTGTCTACGATACTAGTTTGCTTCTTTCTCTTTGTTGGAATTTAGGGTTTGTTACACTTGCCATGTTATTATCATGGCCATTGTGCTTCGTAGGTGAGAAAACCTGCTACTTCGGTTCAGATTTACCCATCATGTTGACTCCATCATGCCTTGCGTTGAGAAGATTTCAGTCGGTGCTTGTCTTTTTTATCTGCAATGAGATTTCGTACGAAAAAAGTTGATGTGCTCTTCCTGTGTGAGACGTTGCCAAAAGGGAAAAAGAACAAATTCCAGTTGAAAGCACAGGCTAACATTTATTCCTTTCGATCGGATAAGTAGCATCAGCTGTTAGTTACAATCTTCAGAGAAGGCTACATTGGTGTAGCATCAGCTGTTAGTTACAATCTTCAGAGAAGGCTACATTGGTGCCTGAAATGATTGGACCTGTAACCAATATTGCATCTGAAACGCAAGTGAACCTGGGATTCCGCAAATCATATGAATCCTCGACCACTCTCAGCATATATACACATGTAAGGGGGAAAAAGGGGGAAGAACAGATCCCACTGAATTTGTGAATCCTCCGCTGCTACGGTCCAGCCGCATCAGCTTCTGAAGAACAGATGCCCTAGATACTCTAACTCGGCTCTGATAGGCAAGAACCGGACTATATTTTACAGTCAGAAGTACAGCATATCAAACATGGTATCT encodes:
- the LOC123447161 gene encoding eukaryotic translation initiation factor 2 subunit gamma-like, yielding MARRGLMEQDLTKLDVTKLHPLSPEVISRQATINIGTIGHVAHGKSTVVKAISGVQTVRFKNELERNITIKLGYANAKIYKCEDDRCPRPMCYKAYGSGKEDTPACDVPGFENTRMKLLRHVSFVDCPGHDILMATMLNGAAIMDGALLLIAANESCPQPQTSEHLAAVEIMRLQHLIILQNKIDLIQESAAMNQHEAIQKFIQGTIAEGAPVVPISAQLKYNIDVICEYIIKKIPIPERNFTSPPNMIVIRSFDVNKPGSEVDEIRGGVAGGSILRGVLRVNQNIEVRPGIVMKDESGNIKCTPIYSRIVSLYAEQNELQFAVPGGLIGVGTTMDPTLTRADRLVGQVLGEIGSLPDVFVELEINFFLLRRLLGVRTKGTEKAGKVSKLTKGEILMLNIGSMSTGARVVAVKNDLAKLQLTAPVCTSKGEKVALSRRVEKHWRLIGWGQIQAGATLEVPPCPL